The following proteins come from a genomic window of Alnus glutinosa chromosome 10, dhAlnGlut1.1, whole genome shotgun sequence:
- the LOC133879486 gene encoding rust resistance kinase Lr10-like: MGTIHHINVVRLVGFCADGFKRALVYEFLPNGSLDKFISSTNTKSSFLGWDKLQEIALGIANGIEYLHQGCDQRIVHFDIKSHNILLDQNFNPKISDFGYAKLCSKDQSVVSMTAVRGTIGYITPEVFSRNFENVSYKADIYSFGMLLLEIIEGRKNVDIEDNTSQVYFPEWIYNLMEQKEDLQVFIESERDAILAKKLAIVGLWCIQWHPGDRPSMKSAIQMLEGGDNLTMPPNPFASTSSESINAGTSAMYLSQVLEVFSKSE; the protein is encoded by the coding sequence ATGGGTACGATCCACCATATTAATGTGGTTCGCTTGGTTGGGTTTTGCGCCGATGGATTTAAACGAGCTCTAGTTTATGAGTTCTTACCAAATGGGTCATTGGACAAGTTCATATCTTCAACAAACACCAAGAGCAGTTTTCTTGGTTGGGATAAGTTGCAAGAAATAGCCCTCGGCATAGCGAATGGAATTGAATATCTTCACCAAGGATGCGACCAACGAATCGTCCATTTTGATATCAAATCTCATAATATTTTGCTAGACCAAAATTTCaatccaaaaatttctgattttggttATGCCAAATTGTGTTCTAAGGATCAAAGTGTAGTGTCCATGACCGCAGTCAGGGGGACCATAGGTTATATTACACCCGAAGTGTTTTCTAGGAACTTTGAAAATGTGTCTTATAAAGCAGATATTTATAGTTTTGGAATGTTGTTGCTTGAAATAATTGAAGGGAGGAAAAATGTTGACATTGAGGACAACACTAGCCAAGTCTACTTTCCAGAATGGATCTACAATCTCATGGAACAAAAAGAAGACCTACAAGTCTTTATTGAGAGTGAAAGAGATGCAATACTTGCAAAGAAACTTGCAATTGTAGGACTCTGGTGCATCCAATGGCATCCAGGGGATCGTCCTTCCATGAAAAGTGCAATTCAAATGTTAGAAGGAGGAGATAATTTAACCATGCCTCCTAATCCTTTTGCCTCCACAAGCTCTGAAAGCATCAATGCAGGGACGTCTGCAATGTATTTAAGCCAAGTGTTAGAAGTCTTCTCAAAATCAGAGTAA
- the LOC133879865 gene encoding putative RING-H2 finger protein ATL21A has product MDISLQVGISYFLLLLVFIVVGHGEGQNECSELRCGLHGPVVRFPFRLENMQQDHCGLPGFNLSCTHTNHTLLELPVSVYLFVKKIDYKSQVIHVYDPYHCFPGLLDRFNLSSSPFHFNQDGSSGYSLFSCTPEINNSRFHRISCLSTGPRTQVYATDLYGDHLTYVVSDSSACRKMYGVQSIPYKIMVGDDKVFEMKWNSTPACKDREVKGKNCRLKNMGNGSETECFQPGPRQRPKHTRGVIFGSFLLVLAVFAFYYIYRYDKVEKANQANIQKFLEDYKNFKPTRYLYADIKRITSQFADKLGEGAYGTVFKGKLSNEIYVAVKILNMPKKNGE; this is encoded by the exons ATGGATATTTCCTTACAAGTGGGAATCTCCTACTTCTTACTGCTTCTTGTTTTCATCGTAGTAGGGCATGGAGAAGGCCAAAATGAGTGTTCTGAATTACGGTGTGGACTCCACGGCCCAGTCGTCCGATTTCCTTTCAGACTCGAAAACATGCAGCAAGATCACTGTGGTTTGCCTGGGTTCAATCTTTCCTGCACTCATACAAACCATACACTGCTCGAGCTGCCCGTTTCAGTATATCTCTTTGTTAAAAAGATTGACTACAAATCTCAGGTAATTCATGTATACGACCCATATCATTGCTTCCCAGGACTGCTTGATCGATTCAATTTATCTTCCTCGCCTTTTCATTTCAACCAAGACGGTAGTAGTGGCTATTCCTTATTCTCTTGTACCCCAGAAATAAATAACAGTAGATTCCACCGGATCTCCTGTCTTAGTACTGGCCCTCGCACCCAAGTTTATGCCACCGATCTTTATGGTGATCACCTCACCTACGTAGTCTCTGACTCGTCAGCCTGTAGAAAGATGTACGGTGTTCAATCAATTCCATATAAAATAATGGTCGGAGATGATAAAGTTTTTGAAATGAAGTGGAACAGTACTCCAGCATGCAAAGACCGTGAAGTGAAAGGGAAGAATTGTAGATTGAAGAACATGGGCAATGGCTCAGAAACTGAGTGCTTCCAGCCTGGGCCTAGACAACGACCTAAACACACCAGag GTGTTATCTTTGGTTCATTTCTATTAGTACTTGCGGTCTTTGCATTCTACTATATCTACAGGTATGATAAAGTAGAAAAGGCAAATCAAGCAAACATCCAAAAGTTTTTGGAGgattacaaaaattttaaaccCACAAGGTATTTGTATGCTGATATTAAAAGGATTACGAGCCAATTTGCTGATAAGCTAGGTGAAGGAGCTTACGGAACGGTGTTTAAAGGAAAGCTTTCCAATGAAATCTATGTTGCGGTGAAAATACTAAACATGCCCAAGAAAAATGGGGAATAA